A single window of Microbispora hainanensis DNA harbors:
- a CDS encoding EamA family transporter translates to MRAVSLAIAGVSAFCFGFSGPMAKILGVAGLAPLEAVWIRMAGAGVLLLAVLAVVKPRALRIPRDRLLFFAAYAAIAVAAVQALYFVAITRLPVGVTLLIEYTSPVLVVLWVRFVRRLRLPRSAYLGALIAVVGLAIVVQVWEGLRLDALGLLLALLAAACCAGYFLMSDSFGDDVDTLGLIGWGMLGSAVVLLPVSRPWNIDWAAFTRAAEVSGRTIPVAVAVVVLVVVATVVAYATGVTAVRRLSAAVGSTVASVEVIAGALVAWVLLGERLGAAQIAGGVIVLAGALLAQTATVRLGSERHAAETVETVRV, encoded by the coding sequence ATGAGGGCTGTCAGCCTGGCGATCGCGGGCGTCTCGGCCTTCTGCTTCGGGTTCTCCGGACCGATGGCGAAGATCCTCGGCGTGGCCGGGCTCGCGCCGCTGGAGGCCGTCTGGATCCGCATGGCGGGGGCCGGCGTGCTCCTGCTGGCGGTCCTGGCCGTCGTGAAGCCGCGCGCGCTGCGCATCCCCCGCGACCGCCTCCTGTTCTTCGCGGCGTACGCCGCGATCGCCGTGGCGGCCGTGCAGGCCCTGTATTTCGTGGCCATCACCCGGCTGCCGGTCGGCGTGACGCTGCTGATCGAGTACACCTCGCCGGTGCTGGTGGTCCTGTGGGTACGGTTCGTCCGGCGGCTGCGGCTGCCGCGCTCGGCCTACCTGGGGGCGCTGATCGCGGTCGTGGGGCTCGCGATCGTCGTGCAGGTCTGGGAGGGGCTGCGCCTCGACGCGCTCGGACTGCTGCTCGCCCTGCTCGCCGCCGCCTGCTGCGCCGGATATTTCCTGATGAGCGATTCGTTCGGCGACGACGTGGACACGCTGGGCCTGATCGGCTGGGGCATGCTCGGCTCGGCGGTGGTCCTGCTGCCCGTCTCCCGGCCCTGGAACATCGACTGGGCGGCGTTCACCCGCGCCGCCGAGGTCTCCGGCCGCACGATCCCCGTCGCCGTGGCCGTCGTGGTGCTGGTCGTGGTGGCCACAGTGGTCGCGTACGCCACCGGGGTCACGGCCGTGCGGCGGCTGTCGGCCGCGGTCGGCTCGACGGTCGCCTCGGTGGAGGTCATCGCGGGGGCGCTGGTCGCCTGGGTGCTGCTCGGCGAGCGCCTGGGAGCCGCCCAGATCGCCGGAGGCGTCATCGTGCTCGCCGGGGCCCTGCTGGCCCAGACCGCGACCGTACGGCTCGGCTCCGAGCGCCACGCGGCCGAGACGGTGGAGACCGTACGCGTCTGA
- a CDS encoding magnesium transporter MgtE N-terminal domain-containing protein has product MDRIFVARLAGLAVFDPAGDQIGRIRDVVVSLRGPLLPRVHGFVVEVQPRRRVFLPITRITSIEARALIFTGKLNMRRFERRDTETLAIGEMLDRTVEYKGERVTVQDLAMEQPRPSEWLITKVAIRRGTRRRGETLIVDWDEVTGFTGIQKDQGAANLLAVFEALRPADLANMLHELPTKRMAEVAAALDDDRLADVLEELPERDQVLVLSRLHRERAADVLEEMSPDDAADLLQELPAEQAEGLLRLMVPEEAAPVRRLLTYGEFTAGGMMTTEPVILPPTSTVAEALAHIRQQEQTPAIAAQVYVTRPPTETPTGRYLGVAHFQRLLREPPSTLLGSVVDITVDPIRPELTVREVASYLATYNLVAVPVVDELGRLLGAVTVDDVLDHMLPEDWRERP; this is encoded by the coding sequence GTGGATCGGATCTTCGTGGCCCGCCTGGCGGGGCTGGCGGTCTTCGACCCGGCCGGCGACCAGATCGGCCGGATCCGGGACGTCGTCGTCTCGCTGCGGGGGCCGCTGCTCCCTCGCGTCCACGGCTTCGTCGTGGAGGTCCAGCCACGCCGCCGGGTCTTCCTGCCGATCACCAGGATCACCAGCATCGAGGCCCGCGCCCTCATCTTCACCGGCAAGCTCAACATGCGCAGGTTCGAGCGCCGCGACACCGAGACGCTGGCCATCGGGGAGATGCTCGACCGCACCGTCGAATACAAGGGCGAGCGGGTGACCGTACAGGACCTCGCCATGGAGCAGCCGCGGCCGTCCGAGTGGCTCATCACGAAGGTCGCGATACGCCGCGGCACGCGGCGCAGGGGCGAGACGCTGATCGTGGACTGGGACGAGGTCACCGGCTTCACCGGGATCCAGAAGGACCAGGGCGCGGCCAACCTGCTCGCCGTCTTCGAGGCGCTGCGCCCGGCCGACCTGGCGAACATGCTGCACGAGCTGCCCACCAAGCGGATGGCCGAGGTCGCCGCCGCCCTGGACGACGACCGGCTCGCCGACGTCCTGGAGGAGCTGCCCGAGCGCGACCAGGTGCTCGTGCTCAGCCGGCTGCACCGCGAGCGGGCCGCCGACGTGCTGGAGGAGATGAGCCCGGACGACGCCGCCGACCTCCTGCAGGAGCTGCCCGCGGAGCAGGCCGAGGGGCTGCTGCGGCTCATGGTGCCGGAGGAGGCCGCGCCGGTGCGGCGGCTGCTGACCTACGGCGAGTTCACCGCCGGCGGCATGATGACGACCGAGCCGGTCATCCTCCCGCCGACCTCGACCGTGGCCGAGGCCCTCGCGCACATCCGCCAGCAGGAGCAGACCCCCGCCATCGCCGCGCAGGTGTACGTGACCCGCCCGCCGACCGAGACCCCGACCGGGCGCTACCTGGGGGTGGCGCACTTCCAGCGCCTGCTGCGGGAGCCTCCGTCGACACTGCTCGGCAGCGTGGTAGACATCACGGTGGACCCGATCAGGCCCGAGCTCACGGTGCGCGAGGTGGCGTCGTATCTCGCGACGTACAACCTGGTCGCGGTCCCCGTCGTGGACGAGCTGGGCCGGCTGCTCGGCGCGGTGACCGTCGACGACGTGCTCGACCACATGCTGCCGGAGGACTGGCGGGAGCGCCCATGA
- a CDS encoding DUF1003 domain-containing protein, whose amino-acid sequence MTERLDQPRELTPRLRLYYDPEAFGQLSERIARFLGTARFIVYMTVFVGFWLLWNVFAPYKFDPYPFIFLTLMLSLQASYAAPLILLAQNRQADRDRVQYEQDRMAAERNQAEIEYLTREIAGLRIALGEVATRDYIRSELQRLQEELSEIGTRSRGAGSEDSR is encoded by the coding sequence ATGACCGAACGCCTCGACCAGCCGCGCGAGCTGACGCCCCGCCTGCGGCTCTACTACGACCCCGAGGCGTTCGGCCAGCTCTCGGAACGGATCGCGCGGTTCCTGGGGACCGCCCGGTTCATCGTCTACATGACGGTGTTCGTGGGGTTCTGGCTGCTGTGGAACGTGTTCGCGCCGTACAAGTTCGACCCCTACCCGTTCATCTTCCTGACCCTGATGCTCTCGCTCCAGGCGTCGTACGCCGCGCCGCTGATCCTGCTCGCGCAGAACCGGCAGGCCGACCGCGACCGCGTCCAGTACGAGCAGGACAGGATGGCGGCCGAGCGCAACCAGGCCGAGATCGAGTACCTCACCCGCGAGATCGCCGGGCTGCGCATCGCGCTCGGCGAGGTGGCCACACGCGACTACATCCGCTCGGAGCTCCAGCGCCTGCAGGAGGAGCTGAGCGAGATCGGGACGAGATCGCGTGGGGCGGGTTCGGAGGATTCCCGCTGA
- a CDS encoding Mrp/NBP35 family ATP-binding protein, with protein sequence MAPSPELVMAALATVNDPEIRRPITELGMVKNVDISPDGVVRVGVYLTVAGCPLKDTITRDVTGAVSRIDGVSRVHVDMDVMSAEQRKELQTKLRGDRGPEKEIPFAKPGSLTRVFAVASGKGGVGKSSVTVNLAAAMASQGLKVGVVDADIYGHSVPRMLGVSERPTKVEDMIMPPVAHDIKVISVGMFKPEGNTPVVWRGPMLDRALYQFLTDVYWGDLDVLLMDLPPGTGDIAISVAQRMPTAEILVVTTPQQAAAEVAERAGSIAAQTHQQIAGVIENMAWLPCPHCDERISVFGEGGGQTVADALTRTLGARVPLLGQVPIDMRLREGGDEGKPLVLTDPDAPAAAELRRIAAGLGKKSTSLKGLKLDISPVKH encoded by the coding sequence ATGGCACCATCCCCTGAACTGGTCATGGCCGCGCTGGCGACGGTGAACGATCCGGAGATCCGCCGGCCGATCACCGAGCTCGGCATGGTCAAGAACGTCGACATCTCCCCCGACGGGGTGGTGCGCGTTGGCGTGTACCTGACCGTCGCCGGCTGCCCGCTGAAGGACACCATCACGCGCGACGTCACCGGCGCCGTGTCGCGGATCGACGGCGTGTCCCGCGTCCACGTCGACATGGACGTCATGAGCGCCGAGCAGCGCAAGGAACTGCAGACGAAGCTCCGCGGCGACCGCGGGCCCGAAAAGGAGATCCCCTTCGCCAAGCCCGGCTCGCTGACCCGCGTGTTCGCGGTGGCGAGCGGCAAGGGCGGCGTCGGCAAGTCGTCGGTCACGGTGAACCTCGCCGCCGCGATGGCCTCCCAGGGCCTGAAGGTCGGCGTCGTCGACGCCGACATCTACGGCCACTCGGTGCCGCGCATGCTCGGCGTGAGCGAGCGGCCCACCAAGGTCGAAGACATGATCATGCCGCCGGTCGCGCACGACATCAAGGTCATCTCGGTCGGCATGTTCAAGCCCGAGGGCAACACCCCGGTGGTGTGGCGCGGCCCGATGCTCGACCGCGCGCTCTACCAGTTCCTCACCGACGTCTACTGGGGCGACCTCGACGTCCTGCTCATGGACCTGCCCCCGGGCACCGGCGACATCGCGATCTCGGTCGCCCAGCGCATGCCCACGGCCGAGATCCTCGTCGTGACGACCCCGCAGCAGGCCGCCGCAGAGGTGGCCGAGCGCGCCGGGTCGATCGCGGCCCAGACCCACCAGCAGATCGCCGGCGTCATCGAGAACATGGCGTGGCTGCCCTGCCCGCACTGCGACGAGCGCATCTCGGTGTTCGGCGAGGGCGGCGGCCAGACCGTGGCCGACGCGCTGACCCGCACACTGGGCGCGCGTGTGCCGCTGCTCGGCCAGGTGCCGATCGACATGCGGCTGCGTGAGGGCGGCGACGAGGGCAAGCCGCTCGTGCTGACCGACCCCGACGCCCCGGCGGCCGCGGAGCTGCGCCGGATCGCGGCCGGGCTCGGCAAGAAGTCGACCAGCCTCAAGGGCCTGAAGCTCGACATCTCACCGGTCAAGCACTGA
- a CDS encoding sec-independent translocase has protein sequence MFGLGWGEALALVVIALVVFGPEKLPQAASQAGRTLRQLRQMANNAKADLQANMGPEFANFDPADLNPKNFVRKHLLDDLEKDWNDTSTTTVAEPVSAPTPELGVGEIPPYDNEAT, from the coding sequence ATGTTCGGACTCGGCTGGGGGGAGGCCCTGGCGTTGGTGGTGATCGCCCTGGTCGTCTTCGGGCCGGAGAAACTGCCCCAGGCCGCCTCACAGGCGGGCCGTACGCTGCGGCAGCTCCGGCAGATGGCCAACAACGCGAAGGCGGACCTGCAGGCCAACATGGGGCCTGAGTTCGCCAACTTCGACCCGGCCGACCTCAACCCCAAGAACTTCGTGCGCAAGCACCTGCTCGACGACCTCGAGAAGGACTGGAACGACACCTCGACGACGACCGTGGCCGAGCCGGTCTCCGCCCCCACGCCGGAACTGGGCGTGGGGGAGATCCCGCCGTACGACAACGAGGCGACCTGA
- a CDS encoding S1C family serine protease — protein MTDNSRPYGASDRPEFLPAGEEPQGPPDGPAPATGPYGMGPGWAPPPLCPVGPQREPRGPNIALFAALAVVIALVAGGVASWGTFLLTRPSSGIDPSYTLSTPSKQPTARPPDSVAGVAAKVLPSVVSLEVKGNSESGTGSGFVVKGGYIVTNNHVVAVAGQAGEIRIRYNDRSSSGARVVGRDPNSDIAVVKPDGTVRAPELPLGNSDGVVVGDPVIAVGSPLGLSGTVTTGIVSSLNRPVEAGGSTGSDYALINAIQTDAAINPGNSGGPLVNAAGEVIGVNSAIATVGGSLLGQQSGSIGLGFAIPVNQVRRIAQELITTGTARTSRIGITIDQSYQGKGVRIATRTESGAVPVTPGGPAAKAGLHAGDVILEVDGQPVSDSRELIVTIRSKAPGDQVRIKFRHDGEVRTATVTVGAAPAPTARPS, from the coding sequence ATGACCGACAATTCGCGTCCGTACGGCGCGTCGGACCGGCCCGAGTTCCTGCCCGCGGGCGAGGAGCCGCAGGGGCCTCCCGACGGCCCCGCGCCCGCCACCGGTCCGTACGGCATGGGCCCCGGCTGGGCCCCGCCGCCGCTCTGTCCTGTCGGGCCGCAGCGGGAGCCGCGCGGCCCCAACATCGCGCTCTTCGCCGCCCTGGCCGTGGTCATCGCGCTGGTGGCGGGCGGCGTGGCGAGCTGGGGCACGTTCCTGCTGACGCGCCCGTCCTCCGGCATCGACCCCTCCTACACGCTGAGCACGCCGTCGAAGCAGCCCACGGCCCGGCCGCCGGACTCCGTGGCCGGGGTGGCCGCCAAGGTCCTGCCCAGCGTGGTCTCACTGGAGGTCAAGGGCAACAGCGAGTCGGGCACCGGATCGGGCTTCGTCGTCAAGGGCGGCTACATCGTCACGAACAACCATGTGGTGGCCGTCGCGGGGCAGGCCGGGGAGATCCGCATCCGTTACAACGACCGCAGCTCCTCGGGGGCGCGCGTCGTCGGCCGCGACCCCAACTCCGACATCGCGGTCGTCAAGCCGGACGGGACCGTCCGGGCGCCGGAGCTGCCCCTCGGCAACTCCGACGGCGTGGTGGTCGGCGACCCGGTCATCGCGGTCGGCTCGCCCCTCGGGCTGAGCGGCACGGTCACCACGGGCATCGTGAGCTCGCTCAACCGGCCCGTCGAGGCGGGCGGCAGCACCGGGTCCGACTACGCGCTCATCAACGCGATCCAGACGGACGCCGCCATCAACCCCGGCAACTCAGGCGGCCCGCTGGTCAACGCCGCGGGCGAGGTGATCGGGGTGAACTCGGCGATCGCCACCGTCGGCGGTTCCCTGCTCGGCCAGCAGTCCGGCAGCATCGGCCTCGGCTTCGCGATCCCGGTCAACCAGGTGCGCCGGATCGCCCAGGAGCTCATCACCACCGGGACGGCCCGCACCTCCAGGATCGGCATCACGATCGACCAGAGCTACCAGGGCAAGGGGGTGCGGATCGCCACCCGGACGGAGAGCGGCGCCGTGCCGGTCACGCCGGGAGGCCCGGCCGCCAAGGCGGGCCTGCACGCGGGGGACGTCATCCTGGAGGTCGACGGCCAGCCCGTGAGCGACAGCCGGGAGCTGATCGTCACCATCCGCAGCAAGGCCCCCGGCGACCAGGTGCGGATCAAATTCCGGCACGACGGCGAGGTGCGGACGGCGACGGTCACGGTCGGCGCGGCCCCCGCCCCCACCGCGCGACCCTCATGA